A genomic window from Synergistaceae bacterium includes:
- a CDS encoding bifunctional folylpolyglutamate synthase/dihydrofolate synthase, producing MSEINSFNELEEKLAMLAGPGINPGLGRISRLLLLLDNPERKFKAIHIVGTNGKGSTSVTIASILKESGYTVAVYTSPHLISPGERLVINGKKISPDRWQNSLLKVEELIKEDSSLSEKPPTYFEIITAIAFFIIAEEKVDIAVVEAGLGGRLDATNILKNVILTLLVSISIDHTEYLGNSLREIANEKFAVLRKDVPAVFQGGDDYLNSLFLQQAKKVGAQSNILSDICTFNTTKLSEDGTSFILEKNNSAVLYHTPLIGFHQTKNATLALIGADILEQKFNKIDDKAKKIGVSKAKISGRFELISKKPIFILDGAHNPAAMKELVNTVAELFGKTHVNIVITMMRDKDIKESLTVLSKLNCSLICTEVPGMSRSMKAFNLAREAQKIGLDVLSTNENPLEAVRLALSLKGITISCGSLYLVGFLKNNIADLI from the coding sequence GTGTCAGAGATTAATTCTTTTAACGAATTAGAAGAAAAACTTGCAATGTTGGCCGGACCGGGGATCAATCCAGGTCTTGGTCGTATTTCCAGGCTACTTTTATTACTTGATAATCCGGAACGTAAGTTTAAAGCCATTCACATTGTAGGAACAAATGGTAAGGGCTCTACTTCTGTAACGATTGCCTCTATACTGAAAGAATCAGGGTACACAGTTGCCGTCTATACAAGCCCTCACTTAATTTCTCCTGGTGAGAGGCTTGTGATTAACGGCAAAAAAATTTCACCAGATAGATGGCAAAATTCTTTATTAAAAGTAGAAGAATTGATCAAAGAGGATAGCTCTCTTTCAGAAAAACCTCCCACATATTTTGAAATAATAACGGCAATCGCTTTTTTTATAATAGCTGAAGAAAAAGTCGATATCGCAGTTGTAGAAGCTGGATTGGGAGGGCGTCTTGATGCTACAAATATACTAAAAAACGTGATATTAACACTTCTAGTTTCAATCAGCATAGATCACACTGAATACCTTGGAAATTCTTTGAGAGAAATTGCTAATGAGAAATTTGCAGTATTAAGGAAAGACGTTCCCGCAGTTTTTCAAGGAGGAGATGACTATTTAAATAGTCTTTTTTTACAGCAAGCAAAAAAAGTGGGAGCACAGAGCAACATATTGAGTGATATTTGTACCTTTAATACAACAAAATTATCTGAAGATGGTACAAGTTTTATATTAGAAAAAAACAATTCGGCAGTTTTGTATCACACTCCTCTTATAGGTTTTCATCAAACTAAGAACGCTACTCTTGCACTTATTGGAGCAGACATATTGGAACAAAAATTTAATAAGATAGATGATAAAGCAAAAAAGATTGGAGTTTCAAAAGCCAAGATATCAGGACGTTTCGAATTAATATCAAAAAAACCTATCTTTATTCTTGATGGTGCACATAATCCGGCTGCAATGAAGGAATTAGTGAATACTGTAGCAGAGCTTTTTGGAAAAACACATGTTAACATTGTTATTACCATGATGAGAGACAAAGATATAAAAGAGTCACTAACTGTATTATCAAAACTAAATTGCTCTCTTATATGTACAGAAGTGCCAGGTATGTCTCGAAGTATGAAAGCGTTTAATTTAGCAAGGGAAGCGCAAAAAATAGGGCTTGATGTCTTGTCTACAAATGAAAATCCTTTGGAAGCTGTAAGGTTGGCTCTTTCTCTGAAAGGTATAACTATATCTTGTGGAAGTCTTTATTTAGTAGGATTTCTCAAGAATAACATTGCTGATTTAATATAG
- a CDS encoding polyphenol oxidase family protein, which translates to MTEYLPFYINTYHDSECIDFLMPKELEGIFSVTLFLKNKLSDVAEGNQEILWEKISKHFNNKRLVAPKQVHGINIIEAKSFNALPQKPEADGIFVEEKNDCCFSLQFADCTPVVIAGTDPLPWMLFLHSGFWGTTQGITRASFVFLRKKYKGFTISNNIWAWIGPSICKECYSRNSEDEDTVKAVRQFDIDNILRIDNHIFFDITMEIKRQLIDNGIKESNIYVFDECTRCNSNRYYSYRAGDKKRRLFLLGYCATN; encoded by the coding sequence GTGACCGAATATTTACCATTTTATATAAATACTTATCATGATAGTGAATGTATTGATTTTCTTATGCCGAAGGAATTGGAAGGTATTTTCTCTGTTACCCTTTTTCTTAAAAATAAGCTAAGTGACGTTGCCGAAGGTAACCAAGAAATTTTATGGGAGAAAATATCTAAGCATTTTAATAATAAAAGACTTGTAGCACCCAAACAAGTACATGGCATAAATATAATTGAGGCTAAATCTTTTAATGCTTTGCCACAAAAGCCGGAAGCAGATGGAATATTTGTTGAAGAAAAAAACGATTGTTGTTTTAGTTTGCAATTTGCTGACTGCACTCCTGTTGTGATTGCAGGTACAGATCCATTGCCATGGATGCTCTTTCTTCATTCTGGTTTCTGGGGAACGACTCAAGGAATAACTAGGGCTTCATTTGTTTTCTTACGCAAAAAATACAAAGGCTTTACTATTAGCAATAATATATGGGCTTGGATAGGTCCATCTATATGTAAGGAGTGTTATAGTAGAAATAGCGAGGATGAAGATACTGTTAAGGCGGTAAGGCAATTTGATATAGATAATATACTAAGAATTGACAATCACATTTTTTTTGATATAACAATGGAGATTAAAAGACAGCTGATTGATAATGGGATAAAAGAATCTAATATTTATGTTTTTGATGAATGTACGAGATGTAATAGTAACCGTTATTATTCATATCGGGCTGGAGATAAAAAACGACGGCTGTTTCTTTTGGGATATTGTGCCACTAACTAA
- a CDS encoding Gfo/Idh/MocA family oxidoreductase: protein MEEIKVGVVGVGHLGMHHARVYTEILGAKLVGVIDTDEDRAHAVGDPISVPSFTDIEYFIKQTKPDALSIVVPTSMHYEVAKTALEHGVNVLVEKPVTTTVDEAEKLLRLAVKKDLILQVGHIERFNSAVQHARDFVHNPNFIQTHRMGPFSPRISDVGVVLDLMIHDVDIILSMINSELVSISAIGRCIRTEHEDIASAQLMFANGAMAQILVSRVSEKRLRQMQISEPERYTTVNFETQDITVQRNIKQSNGKVVEVIEHPVFTKAEPLKLELQHFISCVRDGRQPLVGIKDGKRALEVCVAILRQIHEQNEELSEGFAVI from the coding sequence GTGGAAGAAATTAAAGTTGGTGTGGTAGGTGTTGGTCACCTTGGAATGCATCATGCTAGAGTTTATACAGAGATATTGGGAGCAAAACTCGTAGGTGTAATTGATACAGACGAAGACAGAGCACATGCGGTAGGGGATCCTATATCGGTACCTTCTTTCACTGACATAGAGTATTTTATTAAACAGACAAAACCTGATGCGTTGAGCATTGTAGTTCCGACTAGCATGCACTACGAAGTGGCTAAAACAGCGTTAGAGCACGGAGTGAATGTGCTTGTAGAAAAACCTGTTACAACCACAGTTGATGAAGCAGAGAAACTACTAAGACTTGCCGTAAAAAAAGATTTAATATTACAGGTTGGACATATTGAAAGATTCAACAGTGCAGTTCAGCATGCACGAGATTTTGTCCACAATCCCAACTTTATTCAAACACATAGAATGGGGCCCTTTTCTCCTAGAATCAGCGATGTGGGAGTGGTTCTTGACCTTATGATACATGATGTTGATATTATATTATCAATGATAAATTCAGAGCTCGTATCAATATCTGCTATAGGAAGATGCATTAGGACAGAACATGAAGACATTGCTTCGGCACAGCTTATGTTTGCAAATGGCGCAATGGCTCAAATTTTGGTTAGTAGGGTTTCTGAAAAACGCCTTCGCCAAATGCAGATATCTGAGCCAGAGCGTTATACCACGGTTAATTTTGAAACCCAGGACATAACGGTCCAACGTAATATAAAACAAAGTAATGGCAAGGTGGTTGAGGTTATAGAACACCCTGTATTTACTAAAGCTGAGCCTCTAAAACTAGAACTTCAGCATTTTATATCATGTGTTAGAGATGGTAGGCAGCCTTTAGTAGGGATAAAAGATGGGAAAAGAGCCTTAGAAGTTTGTGTTGCAATACTTAGACAGATTCATGAGCAGAACGAAGAATTGTCAGAAGGATTTGCAGTAATATAA
- a CDS encoding flagellar biosynthesis protein FliR, which yields MSYFKNVPLVNIQALVALLLFFLSLFIANIVMKIQTGKWSSTPIFLIYLRLVLGFIFAASVGLAFYSFAGINILFKN from the coding sequence GTGAGTTATTTTAAGAATGTTCCTCTCGTTAACATACAAGCACTTGTTGCGCTGTTGCTGTTTTTTCTTTCTCTTTTCATAGCAAATATCGTAATGAAAATACAAACAGGCAAATGGTCGTCAACACCTATATTTTTAATTTATCTGAGATTAGTCTTAGGTTTTATCTTTGCAGCATCTGTTGGACTAGCTTTTTATTCATTTGCAGGTATTAATATCCTTTTTAAAAATTAG
- the meaB gene encoding methylmalonyl Co-A mutase-associated GTPase MeaB: protein MHEPILDLALNGEQRAIGRLISYVENNGKEATEIMKKIYRRTGKAHVIGLTGSPGAGKSTMIACLINLFKAENKKVAVIAIDPTSPFTGGSILGDRVRMQEHVLNPNVFIRSMATRSYLGGISKETKNAVLILDACGYDVVIIETVGVGQTEIDIVKIADTVCLVLAPNMGDDVQIMKAGVMEIADVFIVNKSDLDGSTKMASILHGMLNILEKRTWNPKVSLVSSLNNTGFEEVKKIFLEHQKFIKTTKSGKEKRYIRQKEEIKLIFNEMLKTLIESNFKERINNEIIEDIINRKIDPYSVAETLINEIIK from the coding sequence TTGCATGAACCAATTTTAGATCTTGCATTAAATGGAGAACAGCGTGCGATAGGTCGTTTAATATCGTATGTTGAAAATAATGGCAAAGAAGCTACGGAAATAATGAAAAAAATATATCGTAGAACAGGTAAAGCGCATGTCATCGGGTTAACGGGCAGCCCGGGAGCTGGGAAAAGCACAATGATTGCATGTTTGATTAATCTTTTTAAGGCAGAGAATAAAAAAGTTGCTGTAATAGCAATAGATCCTACTAGCCCATTCACAGGAGGGTCTATATTAGGGGATAGAGTTAGGATGCAAGAGCACGTTCTTAATCCTAATGTTTTCATACGAAGTATGGCTACAAGAAGTTATTTAGGAGGAATAAGTAAGGAAACGAAAAATGCCGTGCTTATTTTAGATGCATGTGGGTACGATGTTGTTATAATTGAAACCGTTGGCGTCGGACAGACGGAGATAGATATTGTAAAAATAGCTGATACGGTATGCCTAGTGTTGGCTCCCAATATGGGGGACGATGTCCAGATAATGAAAGCTGGTGTTATGGAGATCGCTGATGTTTTTATAGTAAATAAATCAGATTTAGATGGTTCCACTAAAATGGCATCGATACTTCACGGGATGTTGAATATATTAGAAAAGCGCACTTGGAATCCAAAAGTTTCTTTGGTTTCATCTCTAAATAATACTGGATTTGAAGAAGTAAAAAAAATATTTTTAGAACATCAAAAGTTTATTAAAACAACAAAATCAGGTAAAGAGAAACGTTATATACGCCAGAAAGAAGAAATAAAACTAATATTCAATGAAATGCTAAAGACTCTTATAGAATCAAACTTTAAAGAAAGAATAAATAATGAAATAATAGAAGATATAATAAATCGAAAAATAGATCCTTATAGCGTAGCAGAAACCCTAATTAATGAAATCATTAAATAA